A region of the Hylaeus volcanicus isolate JK05 chromosome 5, UHH_iyHylVolc1.0_haploid, whole genome shotgun sequence genome:
tacgtaaaaatgtcttttatCCCTCCTCCCTTCCAGATAAGATCACCTAGAGACGCTTTAACCTGCCCCCTCTCCCTCGGGACCCTTACGCAATTAATGAACAGATCCTAAGATGAACtgcatatacatgtacatatatagataGGCCACCCAATATTTTCGTGCGAATACAATTGgcataattataataaattatacgttGTATTCACAGGGTTTGCAACGTCGACACGCTGTCGACACAACATTAACGGTACACTTCTTCGGGAAGGATGGTAACAACGAGCTGAAGTACGAAGAATTCAAGTGTTTCATGGAAAATTTGCAGCAGGAAGTTCTGGAACTTGAATTCCACGAATTTAGCAAAGGACGCGACACCATTTCAGAACTGGACTTCgctaaaatattattgcgGTACACCTACCTAAATATCGACGAGTGAGCACCGTGTCTCCATTTGTTAAATCTTTTCCTTAAAacgatattcaaaatattttcatttaaacgcAATGGATTTTCCGGTTTCAGGTACGACAAGTATTTGGAAAGGATAGTTCAAAACTCGGAATATCAGACCGGTATCATGTTCGAGGAATTTCGGcgtttttatcaatttctgaATAATATCGATGACTTTGCAATTGCTATGCGAATGTACACTCTTGCCGACCAACCGATATCCAAAGGTTTGTAGAATCATTTCTTTGCTTATGTTATCCATCAATAAAAAACGAATATAAAAGATGCGAACGATTTTTGGTTTCTCAATTGATCAAGATTTCGATTACTTGATCGTGTGGTCCTCTTCAGGAGACCACAGCTCGGATGAtacacaataatattaataattcaaatacaaatttaattacaccGATAGCGCGGTAAAgctattttaattgtatatctttaattattttcacgttattatttatcatgTAAGATCTAGTTTTCTGAAGTTGATCGATCACACAATCGTTCTGTTTATTGTTAGcgaattttcataatatttcacgaatcATTCACGTGCAAAAGACAGTCTAGAATTGAATCATAAAGTCCGAATaataattcgtttctttcgttagACGAGTTCCAACGTGCTGTGAAAATATGTACGGGAAACGTACTCTCGAATCATATCATTGACACAGTCTTTGTACTGTTTGACGAAGATGGCGATGGCCAGTTATCGTACAAGGAGTTCATCGCGATAATGAAAGATCGACTACACAGAGGATTCAAGGTACTACTCGAGGAActagtttatttttcttctgaacGTGACATGGACGATACCAGGTACCCCTGGTAGACTGCAACCGGCGCAGGACTACTTCAGTGCATAGCTGGTCATCATTATCCAGGAAACTTAATAGCAGAGATGGGTAAAATTCTTGTCTACGTACAAATTtagaataacgaataaaacataaCTTCCTGTacgttatttgaataaaatttatgatttcgattacagaatgaaatttatccATTGAACTACTGTAATGACCATTAGCATTtgaatttatagaataaaaagaataaattgaatgatcagaataaaagtaagaattaaaattatatttcacgtcgATAAACATTTAACAGAAAAACGATTCGATCAGAATAAACATCGTGAACAAATGACCACGcgttgtttttattcgttatctattaatcgaatgaaattttgcccatctctgttcaATCGACTGCCGTTtgtttaaacataatttactCTGTACAGATTGTTCCATTTGCGCACtgaattttaaagtttttacaaTGATACCATAaacaaagtttgaaaatgcaaaataatctAATCAGAATTTTATCGTGGTCAATGAAACAGTTACTCTTTCTAATAAGGTAAAAGagttttattaacacgttcataGTCTACTGAGTTGTACACGCACAAGTCACGACAGCTTTAACTTAGAAATTAGCGAACCACGCGTAgccttaaataaattagttgTTATGTGGTGTCTagaaaaaaagtagaataCTTGTAAGACGAAGGTTATCACCCCTTTAGATGTACAAGTAGATACATGCGTGCAAATCCTAACAGTAACGAATTTATCATAGGTTCGATATCCTAAatcgtgaatatttattgcttcaatagTCTGTAACTTTGATTGATAATCTCTGATTGATGCAATTATACGTCTTCTGTATACATTTTACAGTCGCAACAACGACAAGAGGGCTGGCAAGCGTTCACTTACTGTGTGAAGCAAGAGATGAAGGCTCGTTAATTGACAGTAAACGAGTGAGAAGAACCTCAgagaaaatgcaaatataaGTGCCAGTGGGACTCTAGTCCAATTTCAAGTCCTAGTCTCTTTGCTCCAATTTCATTGTGATACAAACAGTTACCATTATATACAACGTATAATTCTAGATCTCTACCGCCAGTTAATGTTCATTCGTTTTATTGCATCTTGCTATGTAGGGTAAAAACACCGGTAGTGGATACCTCAAGACTTCTTTCCTCGAAACAATTACCATATATCCTTTTGCTTCTACTTTAAAGTACCATACCGAATCGCTGAACCAGTCAGTGACTTGTTTATAACCTCTCATGATTAagattatgtaaaaatatgatagAATATAGTGTATCATTTGTTTTGGAACGTAAACATTGATTCAGCAgttgtgatattaaaaaaccTAAACTTCCAGTAGTCAGCACTTTTTTTCCAGCACTAGATACTTCGGGAAAGCGTTAAGACAATAGACAACATTGTATGATTTTTGTAGAACGAACTCCTTAATTTTAAGAATAGAATTAAGAAGATatcttgtttaaaaacattggCACGTGAAAGTATCAAGGAAACAAGGTACcatttttttacattgtacaatatttacagataGAGTCAGGACCTGACAGTAGAAAATATTAGCTAGAAAAGATTGTATTCTGTAATATCATTAGTAGTAGCaattgttacatattttttacaaaaagttATCCACTACCGACGCACTGTCAATTACTGGTGCATCACTTACCCATTTATTATGCTAACTTTTATGTAAGTTATACGACGAACTAGTCTCAACGAACAGATATTAATATCGAAGCCATGGATCTTGCCATTTTGCTAAGAGTTATCTAAGAGTCTAtcactttattaataatgtaaaaacaaatgtttattcaatgttacataaaatgtatttttgctTGAAATGAAAGTTACGATAATAAAGGATCTTATatactgaaatataaaatataaaactgaaacttttttctGGATCCTGTTGTCCCATAACTCAGAGCAACGAATCTCCGATACTAGCTGATCCGTTATAAGAAAGCAATCCCTGGAACGTAAAGTCCTTAAGAACAATTACAAACATCGCTGTATCTCCAAATACAGAAACATGCAAGCGAGTGTAGTAGATTAATAACGACAATCAAGCTGCATTTTCACTCTCAAGTTACAAAGTACCGTTCGTCCCACGTGGGACACGTCAATGGCCCAGTTCTCTCTTTTTGCTGCAGACTCCACgcagtaattgttgtttgttaTCACTCATCACACTGATTGCCGTCTGGTGGTCTCATGAATTGAGCCAGCGAAAAGAGACGTGTCGTTACTTGTCCTCACGGCTTGACATCAAACGAACTTGGTTGGAGACAACGATCCGCGAAAAGCTTCCTAGTTCCAGAATAACGACCACTGTCTAGGCATGCAATATCCAAGCGAGTTTAAGCGACGCGGTTAAAGGCTTGAATTGTCGGATTAATTGCTTGGATGGTTCTAAGGCTGCAGCTTCCAAGTAACTGTACCACCAGTAAACGACGGCTCTAttggttttattttacatgattcaaatttaatgtaaatataatcatGAACAGTTTTGGTCAGAGTATTCTACTAAAATTTGTAGACAGTAGTCTGTACTTTAAAGACGCAATGAAATCATTTgcaggaaatttaattattgaaacggAGAATTCGGTGGACAAAAATCCTGAACTCTAAGGAGAACGTAAATACGCGAGCACAATATCTGGTTATAAGCTTCCGCGTGGATAATGTGGCTAAACCAACATCGAAAGTTGTTGTCAAACTTGAACCATAGCTGCGTCAATGTTTGCCATTGGGACATGACATTGCACAGCCTTTACGCAGTCTGTTAACAACAGTTGAATTCCCATGTTCGTGCTAATAATAAACGCGAAAGTTGTCGATCaaagatgaaatatttttaacgaatgtttagttttatttatatgacGTGTACCAATCGAGGATACAAATAAACGACAGAAGAATGTACGATTTAATAGCTTACCCAGTCGATACTAGTTTTACGCGGAAAAGAACGATAGAAGGAATTCTAGATGTGGGAGATCGCGACGTCTACTACAGGTAAGCTAGTTGTTGCTATGCATTACCAAGTATCCgcgattgttattaattaaaacagttgattacattttctattctttGATACATTTCgtaaatatcagcttatagggaataACGAGGCGAAACTTTTTTACCCGAGAcatttctttacgaatttcGTAATAATAGCGATTTCGTAATTAAGCTCTTGTCGTCAAAATTACGAATTAGAGCcttcaattttcttgtttattatataattacattgtcGATACACCTAAaactttgataaaaaaaaaaaaaattaaatcaaacaatttttccataatGGTAAAATTGTTTGCCAAAAccacatttctttctttcaactCCTataactttttcgattttgtaCTCTTCCTGCCATTTATAGATGCATCTACcgtgtaattatataataaacaagaaaatctttagttttttttcatttaagcAAATTGGTAGCTCGACGAGAGGTATACGAACACATCTATACACATATATGGCTCTCCGCAAGCaattttatcttgaaaaaaataatttgatatcgCCAAATATCCAATAAAAGACCCTTGCAAGTTTCATAAAGGTCTGCTTCGTacgttattttgaaaaaattcgtaaaaaagAGAATGTCTCGTTTTCAGCATTCCGAACCAGGCTCCCCCCTTAACTTCCTTTCGTCTTTGATAACATGTTGAAGGACCGCGAGGCGAGGACGCGGAAGATTTAGCCAGGACATCGGTGGTGGGGAGCGGATCGCGAAGCGTTCAGGATTCGGAGCGAGCGCCAGACGACCGATCAGTCGCATTGTCAGAAGTGTCGGAAGGAAGTGTCGCGGCAGCACGGCCGCTCGTTCGATCGTCAGTCGCGAAAAGGAAGCGAATCGGTTCGATTCGTACCCGTCGCCCGCCAAACTAGCGCTCACAGCTGTGGTCAGCGTCGCGGTGCTCACCTGTCAACTCGCCGAGTCTTATCTGCGAGTCGCCAGCCGATACGCCACGTGCGCGATGGGCATGATGGGATTGCTCAAATGGGTTAAAAAGTAAGTGTTCGGTGcccttttgtttcttttctttctgttaTGGTCGTCCGTTATAACGCGTTGGAGAACGCTCGATTTTGTACGGTAGATTCCCATCCCCCGTAAATACTTTGTGCGGGTAACTAACGTTAAAGTAAAAAAGTGGAGAGACGAAGCTGATATTCTTCGTTCTTAATTTAAAGTTAACGagttacttttatatttattacgcGCGAGTTGTTCGAATGGTAtacaactttttaaaaatatcaccttacaGAGAATGACGGGACGAaactttctttatatttacagtttattcatccgacatttagtttcgaaaataaaaattgaaaacttcaGTCCTTTTTCCCAATATTCAATTAgatcttaaaatataaatcgctGTAAATGAATGTCATTCATTCCATTCTCCGTAtgaagatatttttgaaaaattcatgcgacgaattcaaaaaatttcggCCACTTGCGCGTAGCTCCGCACTTCGTTTTGTTACTGGAGCTCACTTGTTGATtgcaaatcaatttatttcttctttttgaaTGAACCATTTCCTCTCGTGTTTGAACGAAGTCCATTATCGAAGCTCCTATTTTTAATTGGACTCGATTTCTTAtgaatatatagtatataatatagaaatataatatatttcttaaaaaaaacaatgccTCGTTAAACCGAAACCTAGTCTTGatgcatattttataaataatcttaacacgttggct
Encoded here:
- the LOC128877097 gene encoding uncharacterized protein LOC128877097, giving the protein MYDLIAYPVDTSFTRKRTIEGILDVGDRDVYYRTARRGRGRFSQDIGGGERIAKRSGFGASARRPISRIVRSVGRKCRGSTAARSIVSREKEANRFDSYPSPAKLALTAVVSVAVLTCQLAESYLRVASRYATCAMGMMGLLKWVKK